From the bacterium genome, the window CTGGAGGGCGACGCCCCCGGCCCGGTGGACGGCCGGACGAGGATCCGGGTCCAGGCGTTCGTCGAAATGCTGCAGGGACGCTGAGTGCCCCCGCCCTACCAGGCTCCCGTTTTCAGATACTCGTGGATGCCGGCGGCGGCCTTGCGGCCGGCTCCCATCGCGAGGATGACGGTGGCCGCGCCGATCACGATGTCCCCCCCGGCGAACACCCCCATCTTGCTCGTCTTCCCCGTCTCCTGGTCCGCGAGGATGTTCCCCCACTTGTTCGTGTCGAGCCCCGGCGTCGTGGAGGGGACCAGCGGATTGGCGCCGTTCCCGATGGAGACGATGACCGTGTCCACCGGGAGTTTGTACTCCGAGCCCTTCATCGGGACCGGGCGGCGCCGTCCCGAGGCGTCGGGCTCCCCCAGTTCCATCTTCTGGCACTCCACCGCGTTCACCCGCGATTCTTCGTCGCCGTGATAGGCGACCGGGTTCGTGAGGAGATGGAACTCGATCCCCTCCTCTTCCGCGTGGTGGACCTCCTCGATCCGGGCGGGCATCTCCTTCTTCGAGCGGCGGTAGACGAGGTACACATTTTTCGCGCCCATCCGCTTCGCCGTGCGCGCCGCGTCCATCGCCACGTTCCCGCCGCCGACGACCGCGACGTTCGTCGCCTTGTTCAGCGGGGTGTCGGACTCGGGAAACCGGTACGCCTTCATCAGGTTCGCCCGGGTGAGGTACTCGTTCGCCGAGTAGACCCCGATGAGGTTCTCCCCCGGGATGTTCATGAAGTACGGCAACCCGGCGCCGGTACCGATGAAGACGGCGTCGAACCCCTCCTCGTCGAGCAGTTCGTCGATGGTGATCGACTTCCCGATGACCGCGTTGCATTCCAGCTTCGCGCCCAGCTTCCGGATGTACTCCACCTCGGCCTGCACGATCTCCTTGGGGAGGCGGAACTCGGGGATGCCGTACATGAGCACCCCGCCCGGCTTGTGCAGCGCCTCGAAGATCGTCACGTCGTGCCCGATCTGGACGAGATCGCCCGCGACGGTGAGCCCCGCGGGGCCCGCCCCGACCACCGCGACGCGCTTCCCCGTCGGCGCACCGACCCCCGGGATCTCGACGTTCCCGGTGACGCGCTCGAAGTCCGCGACGAACCGCTCGAGGCGCCCGATGGCCACCGGCTCTCCCTTCTTCCCGAGAACGCACGGCATCTCGCACTGCTCCTCCTGGGGGCAGACGCGTCCGCACACCGCGGGGAGGGCGTTCGTCTCCTTGATCTTCCTTGCCGCCTCGACGAACTTCCCCTTCGCCACGAGGTCGATGAACTCGGGGATCTGGACGCTGACGGGGCACCCCTTCACGCATTGCGGGTTCTTGCACTGGATGCAGCGGGTCGCCTCGAGGATGGCGAGGTCCGGGGTCAGCCCGAACGGGACTTCCCGGAAGTTCCCGATCCGCACCTGCGGGGGTTGCTCCGGCATCGGCTGCCGGGGGATGCTGAACGGCTTCGGGCGCGGTCTCGGGGTCGCGTCGGCCATCAGTTCCCACCTCCCGCGGGGACGGCGGCGCCGCCCATGCACTTCCCGTCCTTGTGTTCGATCCGCTCCATCGCCGTCTTCTCCTCCCGGAGGTACGCGCGGTTGCGCATCACCAGTTCCTTGAAATCGACCTGGTGGCCGTCGAACTCGGGGCCGTCGACGCAGACGAACTTCGTCGTTCCGCCCACCGTCACCCGGCAGGCGCCGCACATCCCGGTGGCGTCCACCATGATCGGGTTTAGGCTCACCATCGTCTTGATCCCGTGGGGGCGGGTCACCTCGGCCACGGCGCGCATCATCGGCACGGGGCCGATGGCGATGCACAGGTCGATCTTCTCCCCCCGGTCGATGAACTCCTGCAGCGCGGTCGTCACGAACCCCTTCTTCGCGTACGATCCGTCGTCGGTGGTGACGACGATCTCGTCGGAGACCGCCCG encodes:
- the gltA gene encoding NADPH-dependent glutamate synthase; protein product: MADATPRPRPKPFSIPRQPMPEQPPQVRIGNFREVPFGLTPDLAILEATRCIQCKNPQCVKGCPVSVQIPEFIDLVAKGKFVEAARKIKETNALPAVCGRVCPQEEQCEMPCVLGKKGEPVAIGRLERFVADFERVTGNVEIPGVGAPTGKRVAVVGAGPAGLTVAGDLVQIGHDVTIFEALHKPGGVLMYGIPEFRLPKEIVQAEVEYIRKLGAKLECNAVIGKSITIDELLDEEGFDAVFIGTGAGLPYFMNIPGENLIGVYSANEYLTRANLMKAYRFPESDTPLNKATNVAVVGGGNVAMDAARTAKRMGAKNVYLVYRRSKKEMPARIEEVHHAEEEGIEFHLLTNPVAYHGDEESRVNAVECQKMELGEPDASGRRRPVPMKGSEYKLPVDTVIVSIGNGANPLVPSTTPGLDTNKWGNILADQETGKTSKMGVFAGGDIVIGAATVILAMGAGRKAAAGIHEYLKTGAW
- a CDS encoding sulfide/dihydroorotate dehydrogenase-like FAD/NAD-binding protein, coding for MFPILEAKEIAKNVYLQRIQAPRVAKKRKAGQFLVLRRTEEGERIPLTIVSSDAGEGSVSIIFQAVGKSTTEFARMKPGDAYLDVVGPLGLPTHIEKFGTVVGIGGGIGTAPLLPIATAVKAAGNRLLSIVGARTKDLLILEDEMRAVSDEIVVTTDDGSYAKKGFVTTALQEFIDRGEKIDLCIAIGPVPMMRAVAEVTRPHGIKTMVSLNPIMVDATGMCGACRVTVGGTTKFVCVDGPEFDGHQVDFKELVMRNRAYLREEKTAMERIEHKDGKCMGGAAVPAGGGN